One window of Corynebacterium accolens genomic DNA carries:
- a CDS encoding aminotransferase class I/II-fold pyridoxal phosphate-dependent enzyme produces MSLLTLESSALAELATKVREEYADLKAKGLKLDLTRGKPSKAQLDLSNALLSLPGEGNYTDSEGADLRNYGNLKGVKKLRELWGELINIDPELLLAGDSSSLNIMFDLISWSYIFGTNDSPHPWSEEETVKWICPVPGYDRHFAITELFGFELVTVPMEDDGPDVEAIAKLAQDPQVKGMWLIPMFSNPTGVLISEEKTRRLAEMDTAAPDFRIVWDNAYAVHTLTEEFPEVLPVLDIAKQGGHPNRFWAMSSSSKVTFAGSGVSFFGSSAENLDWYLANAGIRGIGPNKINQFAHAEFFGSADGVRELMRRHAELLAPKFAAARRILDERLGEYGVAEWTDPAGGYFISMDVVDGTATRVWELAKDAGIVLTKAGAAYPHGRDENDRNIRLAVSLPPQEEIEEAIDGVATCVLLAAIEKAEG; encoded by the coding sequence ATGTCGCTTCTCACTCTGGAATCGTCCGCTTTGGCAGAACTTGCCACTAAAGTCCGCGAAGAATATGCGGACCTAAAAGCAAAGGGCCTCAAGCTGGATTTGACCCGTGGCAAGCCATCGAAGGCGCAGCTCGATCTCTCCAACGCGCTGTTATCGCTGCCGGGTGAGGGAAACTACACCGATTCTGAAGGCGCTGACCTGCGCAACTACGGCAACCTGAAGGGCGTGAAGAAGCTGCGTGAGCTGTGGGGCGAGTTAATCAATATTGACCCAGAGCTCTTGCTGGCCGGCGATAGCTCCTCGCTCAACATCATGTTCGACCTCATTTCTTGGTCCTATATCTTCGGCACCAATGATTCGCCGCACCCGTGGAGCGAGGAAGAAACCGTCAAGTGGATCTGCCCGGTTCCCGGCTATGACCGGCACTTTGCCATCACGGAGCTCTTCGGCTTTGAGCTGGTGACTGTGCCGATGGAAGACGACGGCCCAGATGTCGAGGCCATCGCTAAGCTCGCCCAGGACCCACAGGTCAAGGGCATGTGGCTCATCCCCATGTTCTCCAACCCCACCGGCGTACTCATCTCGGAGGAAAAGACCCGCCGCCTGGCAGAAATGGACACCGCGGCGCCCGATTTCCGCATCGTGTGGGATAACGCCTATGCAGTACACACGCTGACAGAGGAGTTTCCGGAAGTCTTGCCGGTGCTGGACATCGCCAAGCAGGGCGGGCACCCCAACCGCTTCTGGGCCATGTCCTCGAGCTCCAAGGTCACCTTCGCGGGCTCTGGCGTGAGCTTTTTCGGGTCCTCGGCGGAGAACCTTGATTGGTACCTGGCGAACGCGGGCATCCGCGGTATTGGGCCCAACAAGATTAACCAGTTCGCCCACGCCGAGTTCTTCGGCTCCGCGGACGGCGTGCGCGAGCTGATGCGCCGCCACGCCGAGCTGCTGGCGCCGAAGTTTGCCGCCGCGCGTCGCATCTTGGACGAGCGCCTGGGCGAGTACGGCGTGGCGGAATGGACCGACCCAGCGGGCGGCTACTTCATTTCCATGGACGTCGTCGATGGCACCGCTACCCGCGTGTGGGAACTGGCCAAGGACGCCGGCATCGTGCTCACCAAGGCGGGCGCGGCCTACCCGCACGGCCGCGATGAGAATGACCGCAATATCCGCCTTGCGGTGTCGCTGCCGCCGCAGGAGGAAATCGAGGAAGCCATCGACGGCGTTGCCACCTGCGTGCTCCTGGCAGCCATCGAAAAGGCGGAGGGCTAA
- a CDS encoding suppressor of fused domain protein, with translation MWLSEVIPAPLEFRYVDGRRLGLARLADAQSLALTTTFNDVDTGLRSDAEGLDVRCELVTVARVGQPEVAAAVGAAAAKLEKAGGLLPAQPGVLLPSLLDLPGEPSVHHGLLIAPYLWGGQTPQYREDDRLTLVLQLVMLTDAEYAFGVEEGVGKLQEAVAEQGIDLLDWSREG, from the coding sequence GTGTGGCTTAGCGAGGTCATCCCGGCTCCGCTGGAGTTCCGGTACGTTGATGGGCGCAGGCTGGGTTTAGCCAGGCTTGCCGATGCCCAATCCCTCGCCCTCACCACCACCTTCAACGACGTCGATACCGGCCTGCGCAGCGATGCCGAAGGCCTAGATGTGCGCTGCGAACTCGTCACTGTGGCGCGCGTGGGCCAGCCCGAAGTCGCCGCCGCCGTGGGGGCTGCGGCCGCGAAGTTGGAGAAGGCGGGCGGCCTCTTGCCCGCGCAGCCCGGCGTCTTGCTGCCGTCGCTTTTGGATCTCCCCGGCGAGCCGTCCGTGCACCACGGGCTGCTCATCGCCCCGTACCTTTGGGGCGGGCAGACGCCGCAGTACCGCGAGGATGACCGCCTGACGCTCGTGCTGCAGCTGGTCATGCTGACGGATGCGGAATATGCGTTTGGGGTGGAAGAGGGCGTCGGCAAGCTGCAGGAGGCAGTGGCCGAGCAGGGCATTGACCTGCTGGACTGGTCGCGCGAGGGTTAG
- a CDS encoding DNA polymerase III subunit gamma and tau, which translates to MALYRKYRPATFAEVVGQEQVTTPLSAALDAGRINHAYLFSGPRGCGKTSSARIMARSLNCEHGPTSTPCGKCDSCVSLAPGGPGNLDVTELDAASHNGVEDMRELRDRAYYAPAESRYRIFIIDEAHMISPSGANALLKVVEEPPEHVIFIFATTEPEKIIGTIRSRTHHYPFRLLTPPAMKGLLQRTVASEGVQVEDAVYPMVIEAGGGSPRDTLSLLDQLLAGAGPDGLTYDLARPLLGVTDVTLLDDTIATLAENDKAGLFAQIDNVIEAGHDPRRFAVDLLDRLRDLMILQAVPGAIDAGLVSAPTDRAEVLTAQAQRFSGPQLTYLASTVNDRISDLTGATSPRLLLEIMCAHLLIGTSSGAAPGAALGAASQPGQLPQAAQPSGAPQSAQASQPNQAGQGAQSAQAAQSGQPGQSGQAAPSAGNGPAFSGAQDPQSAAAAIIARRRAKSQAQQNQPAPGSTAPAEPQQRQNQAATGPTGSEVPAQQSNQAAAGTEAQSGQATSPSPSSQPEATAQQSRGEHEGPAQSAQATPAEQSAQPAPAAQHEQPAQTESTGAENQGRSELSQEQPSAEHAQSAQADWAGQAGPSDQVEKSERADGSGRPEQQSTDSQSSDVPEKDASATEGSGDAKTDVGADPWGQERQVPQNAPARGNGQGEPLEKPVPAATAQSEGQQQAQAAQATVQSEGQGQGASASGDDGDFVEAVKRKWVELRGSVGKRNKVAEIMLAEARVLGFRDNTLTLGHTTGALAERINAPANNSVIVDVLREEFQRDIEVNCVVGTDPKTAGFDAPRAPQAKPEWNPNAPEREPSDDKEAESKPGWRSRIAKASEVAKQRDEEFARTPQFSNGVPLPPEPEGPADEPPPEEPPAYTRDDEERDMVEAAQSAGEMDHRSATEVAMELVEKELGARRV; encoded by the coding sequence GTGGCTTTATACCGGAAATACCGTCCAGCAACGTTTGCCGAGGTCGTGGGGCAAGAGCAGGTCACCACGCCGCTATCTGCCGCCCTCGACGCGGGGCGCATCAACCACGCCTACCTCTTTTCCGGCCCGCGCGGCTGCGGTAAGACGTCTTCGGCGCGGATTATGGCCCGCTCGCTCAACTGCGAGCACGGGCCCACGTCGACGCCGTGCGGCAAGTGCGATTCGTGCGTGTCGCTTGCGCCCGGCGGCCCGGGCAACCTGGACGTGACGGAGCTCGACGCCGCCTCGCACAATGGCGTGGAGGACATGCGCGAGCTGCGCGACCGCGCCTACTATGCGCCGGCGGAATCGCGCTATCGCATCTTCATCATCGACGAGGCGCACATGATTTCCCCGTCCGGCGCCAATGCGTTGCTCAAGGTGGTTGAAGAGCCGCCCGAGCACGTGATTTTCATCTTTGCGACGACGGAGCCGGAAAAAATCATCGGCACCATTCGCTCCCGGACGCACCACTATCCCTTCCGCCTGCTTACCCCGCCCGCGATGAAGGGGCTGCTGCAAAGGACCGTCGCCTCTGAGGGCGTGCAGGTCGAAGACGCCGTCTATCCCATGGTCATCGAGGCCGGCGGTGGCTCCCCGCGCGATACCTTGTCGCTGTTGGACCAGCTTTTGGCCGGTGCGGGCCCCGATGGCTTGACCTATGACCTCGCGCGCCCGCTGCTGGGGGTTACGGACGTCACGCTTCTCGATGACACCATCGCTACCCTCGCCGAAAACGACAAGGCCGGCCTCTTCGCGCAGATCGACAACGTCATCGAGGCCGGCCACGACCCACGCCGCTTTGCGGTGGATCTGCTCGACCGCTTGCGCGACCTGATGATCCTGCAGGCAGTGCCGGGCGCCATCGATGCCGGCCTGGTTTCCGCGCCTACCGACCGCGCCGAGGTGCTCACCGCCCAAGCGCAGCGTTTTTCCGGCCCGCAGTTGACTTATCTTGCCTCCACCGTCAATGACCGCATCAGCGATCTGACCGGGGCCACCTCGCCGCGTCTGCTGCTCGAAATCATGTGCGCACACCTGCTCATCGGTACCTCGTCCGGCGCGGCGCCGGGTGCAGCTCTGGGCGCCGCGAGCCAGCCAGGCCAATTGCCTCAGGCCGCCCAACCCAGCGGCGCCCCGCAATCCGCACAGGCAAGCCAGCCCAACCAGGCCGGCCAAGGGGCACAATCGGCGCAGGCAGCGCAGTCAGGGCAGCCAGGACAATCGGGCCAGGCGGCACCCTCTGCGGGAAACGGCCCCGCCTTTTCGGGGGCCCAAGACCCGCAGTCGGCAGCGGCCGCCATCATCGCGCGGCGCCGCGCAAAGTCCCAGGCCCAGCAAAACCAGCCTGCTCCGGGCTCCACCGCACCGGCGGAGCCACAGCAACGACAAAACCAGGCCGCCACGGGCCCTACTGGCTCAGAGGTGCCTGCACAACAATCAAATCAAGCGGCCGCTGGCACCGAGGCACAGTCGGGGCAAGCAACATCACCGTCACCATCGTCTCAACCGGAGGCAACGGCGCAGCAATCGCGTGGCGAGCATGAGGGTCCTGCGCAGTCGGCGCAGGCCACCCCGGCTGAGCAGTCTGCGCAGCCAGCACCGGCGGCGCAACATGAACAGCCAGCGCAAACGGAGTCGACAGGGGCTGAGAATCAGGGACGATCTGAGTTGTCCCAAGAACAACCGAGCGCGGAGCATGCGCAATCGGCGCAGGCTGATTGGGCTGGCCAGGCTGGGCCGTCTGACCAGGTGGAGAAGTCAGAAAGAGCTGATGGGTCTGGGCGGCCTGAGCAGCAGTCCACGGATTCGCAGTCTAGCGATGTGCCTGAAAAGGACGCTTCGGCTACCGAGGGAAGCGGCGACGCAAAAACTGACGTCGGCGCGGATCCATGGGGTCAGGAGCGCCAGGTTCCGCAGAATGCCCCAGCCCGCGGCAACGGCCAAGGGGAACCATTGGAGAAACCGGTGCCAGCGGCGACAGCACAGTCGGAGGGGCAGCAACAAGCCCAGGCAGCGCAGGCGACAGTGCAGTCGGAGGGGCAGGGCCAGGGGGCATCGGCAAGCGGCGATGACGGTGACTTCGTGGAGGCAGTGAAGCGGAAATGGGTGGAGCTGAGGGGGAGCGTCGGCAAGCGGAATAAGGTTGCTGAAATCATGCTTGCCGAAGCCCGCGTGCTCGGGTTCCGCGATAATACGCTGACGCTGGGGCATACCACCGGTGCGCTGGCAGAACGCATCAATGCGCCGGCGAATAATTCCGTCATTGTGGACGTGCTGCGGGAGGAATTCCAACGCGATATTGAGGTCAATTGCGTGGTGGGCACGGACCCGAAGACCGCCGGTTTCGATGCGCCGCGGGCCCCGCAAGCTAAACCCGAATGGAACCCCAACGCGCCCGAACGCGAGCCCAGCGATGACAAGGAGGCGGAGAGTAAGCCCGGGTGGCGCTCGCGCATCGCCAAGGCAAGCGAGGTGGCGAAGCAGCGCGATGAGGAATTCGCGCGCACGCCGCAATTTAGCAACGGGGTGCCGCTGCCGCCTGAGCCGGAGGGCCCCGCGGACGAGCCGCCGCCGGAAGAACCGCCGGCCTATACCCGCGATGACGAAGAACGCGACATGGTCGAAGCCGCGCAGTCCGCAGGCGAAATGGACCACCGCAGCGCCACCGAGGTGGCGATGGAGCTCGTGGAAAAGGAACTAGGTGCTCGCCGTGTCTAG
- a CDS encoding YbaB/EbfC family nucleoid-associated protein, protein MAEQDSTPQPNDMNDLIAQAAQVQAELQKAQEEILATNVEGSAGNGLVKVTMTGGAELVDLQIDKSVVDPEDIDTLQDLVMGAFKDAHAAAGKLAQEKIGPLSQGMGGQGGPSMDDMFGGNF, encoded by the coding sequence ATGGCTGAACAAGATTCCACCCCACAACCTAATGACATGAATGACCTCATCGCGCAGGCCGCGCAGGTGCAGGCCGAGCTGCAGAAGGCGCAAGAAGAAATCCTGGCTACCAACGTCGAGGGCAGCGCGGGCAATGGCCTGGTTAAGGTGACCATGACCGGCGGCGCCGAGCTAGTAGACCTGCAGATTGATAAGTCCGTGGTTGACCCGGAGGACATCGATACGCTGCAGGACCTGGTGATGGGCGCGTTTAAGGATGCCCACGCCGCTGCGGGCAAGCTGGCACAGGAAAAGATTGGTCCCCTCTCGCAGGGCATGGGCGGCCAGGGTGGACCGTCGATGGATGACATGTTCGGCGGCAATTTCTAG
- a CDS encoding recombination mediator RecR, with amino-acid sequence MFEGPLQDLIDEFSRLPGIGPKSAQRIAFHVLHMEPEDIERLQNALGGVRDGVTFCRICCNISREDVCRICINSQRDASTICVVEEPKDIQVIERTGEYEGRYHVLGGALDPLANVGPKDLNISTLLQRLGGVLPDRELADSTPEAPLYDDTPTIHEVILATDPNTEGEATAAYLVRLLRDFPDLKITRLASGMPLGGDLEFVDELTLSRALSGRLTI; translated from the coding sequence GTGTTTGAAGGACCTCTGCAGGACCTCATTGATGAGTTTTCGCGCTTGCCGGGCATAGGCCCGAAGTCGGCGCAGCGTATCGCGTTTCATGTATTGCACATGGAACCGGAGGATATCGAGCGCCTGCAAAATGCCTTAGGCGGGGTGCGCGACGGCGTTACTTTCTGCCGCATTTGTTGCAATATTTCGCGCGAGGATGTGTGCCGGATTTGCATCAATTCGCAGCGCGACGCCTCGACCATTTGTGTTGTGGAGGAGCCGAAGGACATCCAGGTCATCGAGCGCACGGGTGAGTACGAGGGCCGCTACCACGTCCTCGGCGGTGCGCTGGACCCGCTGGCCAATGTTGGGCCGAAGGATTTGAATATTTCCACGCTCCTCCAGCGCTTGGGTGGGGTGCTGCCGGATAGGGAATTGGCGGATTCCACGCCAGAAGCCCCGCTTTACGACGATACCCCCACCATCCACGAGGTCATCCTCGCCACCGATCCAAATACGGAGGGCGAGGCCACCGCGGCATACCTGGTGCGGTTATTGCGGGACTTCCCCGATTTAAAGATCACCAGATTGGCCTCCGGCATGCCGCTCGGAGGCGATTTGGAGTTCGTGGACGAGCTAACCTTGTCCCGTGCGCTTTCGGGGCGCTTAACCATTTAG
- a CDS encoding HNH endonuclease signature motif containing protein — protein MTLLEQLGDIAKHGVDLIEEAYAAADLPLPADQASELRRTAEAFLAPTSHSRYQRRALAAARRNQHSLDTLALIARRSRRVKNPTERWRFRETLCATAGTTAEVSRAATRLLRDIAPPPEREDGGRRILHGEKTTLSFTGPAAEMADIWATAKGDPLAWLTGSRAVAPASVTTNVIIELPDYLKILRGEGSEVRLAMTNGATITGADLIRRTLAGAGLFTLIHPEEGPVNLYRARHASAKQRRMLEAEGARCAWPSCRRPAAECQAHHIFEYARGGHTHPANMCLLCPYHNSINGLPGRGRMARVNGRIAWLPPHPRHAGRPAHPPGSAAPSHSDSPPDSASPPEPNAPPPVFTGRAPRGPTAAVP, from the coding sequence ATGACGTTATTGGAGCAACTGGGGGACATCGCCAAGCACGGCGTAGACCTGATTGAAGAGGCCTACGCTGCCGCTGACCTGCCCCTGCCTGCGGACCAAGCGAGCGAGCTGCGCCGCACCGCCGAGGCTTTCCTCGCTCCCACCAGCCACTCGCGCTATCAACGCCGCGCCCTAGCCGCCGCGCGCCGCAACCAGCACAGCCTGGACACGCTCGCGCTCATCGCGCGCCGCTCCCGGCGGGTGAAGAATCCCACCGAGCGCTGGCGCTTCCGCGAAACGCTGTGCGCCACCGCCGGGACCACCGCCGAAGTATCCCGCGCCGCCACCCGCCTGCTGCGCGACATCGCCCCGCCACCCGAGCGCGAAGACGGTGGGCGCCGCATCCTGCACGGCGAGAAAACCACGCTGAGCTTTACCGGTCCCGCCGCCGAAATGGCCGATATCTGGGCCACCGCGAAGGGCGATCCCCTCGCCTGGCTCACCGGTTCCCGCGCCGTCGCGCCGGCCAGCGTGACCACCAATGTCATCATCGAGCTGCCGGATTACCTGAAGATCCTGCGCGGCGAGGGCTCCGAAGTCCGCCTCGCCATGACCAACGGCGCCACCATCACCGGCGCCGACCTTATCCGCCGCACGCTCGCCGGCGCCGGGCTTTTCACCCTCATCCACCCCGAGGAAGGCCCCGTCAACCTCTACCGCGCCCGCCACGCCTCCGCCAAACAGCGCCGCATGCTCGAGGCCGAAGGCGCGCGCTGCGCCTGGCCCTCTTGCAGGCGCCCCGCCGCCGAATGCCAAGCCCACCACATCTTCGAATACGCCCGCGGCGGCCACACCCACCCGGCGAATATGTGCCTTTTGTGCCCGTACCACAATTCGATCAACGGCCTTCCGGGGCGCGGGCGGATGGCGCGCGTCAACGGGCGCATCGCCTGGCTGCCGCCGCATCCGCGCCACGCGGGCCGACCAGCCCACCCGCCGGGGTCCGCTGCACCGTCACATTCGGACTCGCCACCTGACTCGGCCTCGCCACCGGAGCCGAATGCGCCTCCCCCAGTCTTCACCGGCCGCGCGCCACGCGGGCCCACCGCCGCCGTGCCTTAA
- a CDS encoding type 1 glutamine amidotransferase: MLNIGLVLPDVLGTYGDDGNALVLRQRARMRGLDAEIHPIRLGEPVPETLDIYTIGGGEDTAQILAAEHLIADGGLTRAATSGRPILAICAGLQVLGESFRASGRIIDGVGLIDATTAGMQDRAIGEVSSTPTGAGVTADLTEPLTGFENHLGATILGPSARPLGTLTRGNGNADQAATADLADGSTQRTYEGAVQGSVIATYMHGPALARNPQLADLLLAQAMGVSLADLDPLDIPAVDRLRTERFNAAEPPRSQR; encoded by the coding sequence ATGCTTAATATCGGCCTAGTGCTTCCCGATGTCCTCGGCACCTACGGCGATGACGGCAACGCCCTCGTGCTGCGCCAACGCGCCCGCATGCGCGGCCTCGACGCCGAGATTCACCCCATCCGGCTTGGCGAACCCGTGCCCGAGACGCTGGATATTTATACCATCGGCGGCGGCGAAGACACCGCGCAGATTCTTGCCGCAGAACACCTCATTGCCGATGGCGGGCTAACCCGCGCCGCCACGTCCGGCCGCCCCATCTTGGCCATTTGCGCCGGCCTGCAGGTCCTGGGCGAGTCCTTCCGCGCCTCCGGCCGCATCATCGATGGCGTCGGGCTTATCGATGCCACCACCGCCGGCATGCAAGACCGCGCCATCGGCGAAGTGTCTTCTACCCCTACCGGCGCCGGCGTGACCGCAGATCTCACCGAGCCGCTCACCGGCTTCGAAAATCACTTGGGCGCGACCATCCTCGGTCCGTCCGCCCGCCCGCTGGGAACCCTCACCCGCGGCAACGGCAACGCCGACCAAGCCGCCACCGCGGATCTCGCCGATGGTTCCACCCAGCGCACCTACGAAGGCGCCGTGCAGGGCAGCGTCATCGCCACCTATATGCACGGCCCCGCCCTGGCCCGGAACCCGCAGCTCGCGGATCTGCTCCTCGCCCAAGCCATGGGCGTCTCGCTCGCTGATCTCGATCCGCTGGACATCCCCGCGGTCGATCGCCTGCGCACCGAGCGCTTCAACGCCGCCGAGCCGCCGCGCTCCCAGCGCTAA
- a CDS encoding Mur ligase family protein, which translates to MSFSVPGALKKLRTTAATSAAKLATTASRATGRGAGGMIGGLIANAIDPSIMTNLGGGRPAVLVTGTNGKSTTTRMLAAAVRAEHQVATNDGGDNMDAGIISALMAGKDASHLVLEVDELHVPHVADNLNPQALVLLNLTRDQLDRVGEINKIERALRGAVEAHPDMLVIANCDDVLMTSVAYDAKNVIWVSAGAGWLGDSVTCPRTGGHVVRTEDDWYAVKPLADGREFRRPQPTWGIDKHGVITPTAKHPLNLALPGRANRGNAAQAIAAAVEGFGVDLDRAIAAAESIDDVAGRYSTIHWKGREIRLLLAKNPAGWQEALSMVDRSADGLVIATNGQVADGIDMSWLWDVKFEGFNGLSVKAAGERGTDLAVRLVYADITHELIPDPMDALAACPEGRIEVLANYTAFRDLKKALSKEANNA; encoded by the coding sequence ATGAGTTTTTCAGTCCCGGGTGCCTTGAAGAAGTTGCGCACCACCGCCGCGACATCCGCCGCGAAGCTGGCCACCACCGCTTCCCGCGCCACCGGCCGGGGCGCCGGCGGAATGATCGGCGGCCTTATCGCCAATGCCATTGACCCCTCCATCATGACCAACCTGGGCGGCGGGCGCCCGGCCGTGCTGGTCACCGGCACCAACGGCAAGTCCACCACCACCCGCATGCTCGCCGCCGCGGTCCGTGCCGAGCACCAGGTCGCCACCAATGACGGCGGCGATAACATGGACGCCGGCATCATCTCCGCGCTCATGGCGGGCAAGGACGCCTCGCACCTCGTCCTCGAGGTCGACGAGCTGCACGTGCCGCACGTCGCCGATAACCTCAACCCGCAGGCGCTCGTCCTGCTCAACCTCACCCGCGATCAGCTCGACCGCGTAGGCGAGATCAACAAGATCGAACGCGCCCTCCGCGGCGCCGTGGAGGCCCACCCGGACATGCTGGTCATCGCCAATTGCGATGACGTGCTCATGACCTCGGTGGCCTATGACGCCAAGAACGTCATTTGGGTCTCCGCCGGCGCCGGCTGGCTCGGCGATTCCGTCACCTGCCCGCGCACCGGCGGCCACGTCGTGCGCACCGAGGATGACTGGTACGCGGTCAAGCCGCTTGCCGATGGCCGCGAGTTCCGCCGCCCGCAGCCGACGTGGGGCATCGATAAGCATGGCGTCATCACCCCCACCGCAAAGCACCCGCTGAACCTCGCGTTGCCGGGCCGCGCCAATCGCGGCAACGCGGCACAGGCCATCGCCGCGGCCGTCGAGGGCTTCGGCGTGGACTTGGACCGCGCAATTGCCGCGGCAGAAAGCATCGATGACGTCGCCGGCCGGTATTCCACCATCCACTGGAAGGGCCGCGAGATTCGCCTGCTGCTGGCCAAGAACCCCGCCGGCTGGCAAGAGGCCCTGTCCATGGTGGACCGCAGCGCCGATGGGCTGGTCATCGCCACGAACGGGCAGGTTGCCGATGGTATCGACATGTCCTGGCTCTGGGACGTAAAATTCGAGGGCTTTAACGGTCTCAGCGTCAAGGCCGCCGGTGAGCGCGGCACCGACCTTGCCGTCCGCCTCGTCTACGCGGATATCACCCACGAGCTCATCCCGGACCCCATGGATGCGCTCGCCGCCTGCCCCGAGGGCCGCATCGAGGTCCTTGCCAATTACACCGCCTTCCGCGATCTGAAAAAGGCCCTGTCCAAGGAGGCTAATAATGCTTAA
- a CDS encoding exonuclease domain-containing protein encodes MQKQPEKAETVTKHPYVALTLQTTGIHPSTGRIVTIDAVAFDNAGDIGQRFHAVLKPDIDAGPHHLHGLTVADIEQAPAFSRILKSLDKLIDGRTLVVHDIPYTWGFIVAEARRAMMTAARQNRARNRGRNKGKRRRQKVGHMPAPVRIIDTLATSYAQGVRSNDVRLRGVAKQNGLDADPKATVERARRPEQETSREETELLIQLYQHQQRGPVRSYAPDDVRADRFGLQRSHVRVDAAEAPVQHHNPGKYEPGKELRRGMEIVVAPEILEDPDTIISALMREELNYSEKLTREASLVVCNVTTDLVGKAMHAQRKGIPLMSDAAFLDALTRIEEPTTARRQPPQKSGGNNQSKSQKRRRRRGGRGRGRRNSGGSAPKNNA; translated from the coding sequence CTGCAAAAGCAGCCGGAAAAAGCCGAGACCGTCACCAAGCACCCCTACGTAGCCCTCACGCTGCAGACCACGGGCATCCACCCCTCGACCGGGCGCATAGTCACCATCGATGCGGTGGCCTTCGATAATGCCGGCGATATTGGCCAGCGCTTCCACGCCGTGCTCAAGCCGGATATCGACGCCGGCCCGCACCACCTCCACGGGCTCACCGTCGCGGATATCGAACAGGCCCCTGCTTTTAGCAGGATCCTCAAATCGCTGGATAAGCTTATCGATGGCCGCACCCTCGTCGTCCACGATATCCCCTATACCTGGGGCTTTATCGTCGCCGAGGCCCGCCGCGCCATGATGACCGCCGCCCGCCAAAATCGCGCGCGCAACCGCGGTCGCAACAAGGGCAAGCGACGCCGCCAAAAGGTGGGCCACATGCCCGCCCCCGTGCGCATCATCGATACCTTGGCCACCTCGTATGCGCAAGGCGTGCGGTCGAATGATGTGCGGCTGAGGGGCGTCGCTAAGCAGAATGGCCTGGATGCCGATCCGAAGGCAACGGTGGAACGCGCCCGGCGCCCGGAGCAGGAAACCTCGCGGGAGGAGACGGAGCTGCTCATCCAGCTCTACCAGCACCAGCAGCGCGGCCCGGTGCGCAGCTATGCCCCGGACGATGTCCGCGCCGACCGCTTTGGCCTGCAGCGCTCGCACGTGCGCGTCGATGCGGCCGAAGCCCCCGTGCAGCACCACAACCCCGGCAAGTACGAGCCCGGCAAGGAGCTGCGCCGCGGCATGGAAATCGTCGTGGCCCCCGAAATCCTGGAGGACCCGGACACGATTATCTCCGCCCTCATGCGCGAAGAGCTGAACTATTCGGAAAAGCTCACCCGCGAGGCATCGCTTGTCGTGTGCAATGTCACCACGGATCTCGTGGGCAAAGCCATGCACGCCCAACGCAAGGGCATCCCGCTGATGTCTGATGCCGCGTTTCTCGATGCCCTCACCCGCATCGAAGAACCCACCACTGCACGGCGCCAGCCCCCGCAAAAAAGCGGTGGAAATAACCAGAGCAAGAGCCAGAAGCGGCGGCGCAGGCGCGGCGGGCGCGGCCGGGGGCGGCGAAATTCTGGCGGCTCGGCGCCCAAGAACAACGCCTAG